The region TTTAAATTATAGCAGTTTATGTAATATTATGATAACAATTTGATTGGAATGGAACTTAGAAAAGTTGCAGGCAACTGGTGAATTTCGTCATACAAAAAGCAGTTCTCTGTTCCCGGAGAACTGCTTTTACTGGAAGCTGGAATTTATCATATAGGAAAAGACGCCGTTTGCCAGCGCCAATACCATAGAATTATAAAAAGATGCCAATCAGACATCTTCACATTATAATATAAAAATAAATTACTTTTCTTAATCCAACTTCCTGCTATACCATTAACTACTTCAATTCGGGAAGTACGCGCACTTCCTGTTTCATTGAAGATTTACAGAGCGGGCATACTGGTTCTTCCTCAAAACTGTATGACTCTCGCATCCAACCTGAACAGTCTCCACTAGTACAAGACCATACATTGGTTTCAACTTCCTTCACCGGCTCTTTTGGCCCGCGGGAAAATGACATAACAGCAACCCCTTTCATGGTACTGTATCCATTATACTCTTTTCTTGATTACAAAGAAAGGAAACACCACTTATCCGTTCATTTTAGACAAAGAAAGATAATTTTATACATGAATCAGTCCTGGTCCAAGACAAACTTTTTAATTGCTTTGGCAACTCCGTCCCGGT is a window of Virgibacillus ihumii DNA encoding:
- a CDS encoding cold-shock protein — protein: MSFSRGPKEPVKEVETNVWSCTSGDCSGWMRESYSFEEEPVCPLCKSSMKQEVRVLPELK